A part of Paenibacillus donghaensis genomic DNA contains:
- a CDS encoding aminotransferase class I/II-fold pyridoxal phosphate-dependent enzyme, which yields MQVEYQFSQALIDPGLLPNLFLSDYVKKVFDLYPKVMGTYSTVQGDPELRETLSQHFRTHHRLQLSADELLITSGAQQAINLISGCCWVRWIRCWWSGLLIVWLWIFFAGRGLGWCRSRSPRRGMIWRRLRR from the coding sequence ATGCAGGTAGAATATCAGTTCTCGCAAGCGCTGATTGATCCGGGACTGCTGCCCAATCTGTTTTTGTCTGACTATGTCAAAAAAGTCTTCGATCTCTACCCGAAGGTCATGGGCACCTATTCGACGGTACAGGGTGACCCGGAGCTGCGGGAGACGTTAAGCCAGCATTTCCGTACCCATCACCGGCTGCAGCTGTCTGCGGACGAGCTGCTGATTACTTCCGGCGCACAGCAGGCGATTAACTTGATCTCCGGATGCTGTTGGGTCCGTTGGATACGGTGCTGGTGGAGCGGCCTACTTATAGTGTGGCTATGGATATTTTTCGCCGGGAGGGGGCTCGGCTGGTGCCGGTCGAGATCACCCCGCAGGGGTATGATCTGGCGGAGGTTGAGGCGCTGA
- a CDS encoding PLP-dependent aminotransferase family protein: protein MDIFRREGARLVPVEITPQGYDLAEVEALMRKHKPRFFYLNPTHHNPTGYTVPAEQRKLLVELAERYRCLLVEDDPFRDMYFGAEPPPPCFAYDTEGWVIYISSFSKYVAPGLRICAVACRHPFMERLITAKSLADNGTPLLNQKIFLHYYTSPRLQQHLVKLRIALQVHKEIAEEVLSAAGWTWTAPQGGLNLWVKLPEDIPVDVLFARCMAESIAFVPARF from the coding sequence ATGGATATTTTTCGCCGGGAGGGGGCTCGGCTGGTGCCGGTCGAGATCACCCCGCAGGGGTATGATCTGGCGGAGGTTGAGGCGCTGATGAGGAAGCACAAGCCGCGCTTCTTCTATCTCAATCCCACGCACCATAATCCAACAGGCTACACCGTGCCTGCCGAGCAGCGGAAGCTGCTGGTCGAGCTGGCCGAGCGCTACCGCTGTCTGCTGGTGGAGGATGACCCGTTCCGCGATATGTATTTCGGGGCTGAGCCTCCGCCGCCTTGTTTCGCATATGATACGGAGGGTTGGGTCATCTATATCAGCAGCTTCAGCAAATATGTCGCTCCGGGGCTGCGCATCTGCGCGGTAGCCTGCCGTCATCCGTTCATGGAGCGGCTGATTACGGCCAAGTCGCTGGCGGACAACGGCACTCCGCTGCTGAATCAGAAAATCTTCCTGCATTACTACACCTCGCCCCGCCTGCAGCAGCATCTGGTGAAGCTGCGGATTGCGCTTCAGGTGCATAAGGAGATTGCGGAGGAGGTGCTGTCTGCTGCCGGATGGACCTGGACCGCCCCGCAGGGTGGGCTGAATCTGTGGGTCAAGCTGCCGGAGGACATACCGGTGGATGTGCTGTTTGCGCGTTGTATGGCGGAGTCGATCGCTTTTGTGCCGGCGAGATTCTAG
- a CDS encoding DMT family transporter, translating into MILLAYSLVCLIFGTTFLAIKIGVDAGAPPFFSAGLRFLAAGTILLLYMVWKGRASFKLLLRKEMLLTGATLTFGTFSTLYWAEQYVSSGLAAVLSATGPIMILLLQTAILRQKASRLSIYGCMIGLVGVLLLVLPGLAVDVSPLWVIGCAVVLVGECCYAVGAVYSKKVSTRMSEVSPIALNAAQMIYGGTLLLLLSLTTEKVHPEFLLSFEGASSLLYLTVVGSMVGHSLFYWLVARTNPVFPSTWLYISPPIAVGVGFLLYKEEISWMTLLGVFTIITGTVLVNGRALVQMLFKAKLNTSVVKKSNI; encoded by the coding sequence ATGATTTTATTGGCGTATTCACTGGTTTGTCTGATCTTCGGCACCACCTTTCTGGCGATCAAAATTGGAGTAGACGCAGGCGCGCCTCCTTTCTTCTCGGCGGGATTGCGGTTTCTGGCGGCGGGAACGATTCTGCTGCTCTATATGGTTTGGAAAGGCCGGGCCAGCTTCAAACTCCTGCTCCGCAAGGAAATGCTACTCACCGGGGCCACGCTGACCTTCGGCACCTTCTCGACACTCTATTGGGCGGAACAATATGTATCTTCCGGACTTGCTGCGGTGCTGTCGGCTACCGGCCCGATTATGATTCTGCTGCTGCAGACCGCCATTCTCCGCCAAAAAGCTTCCAGACTGTCCATCTATGGCTGTATGATCGGCCTTGTCGGGGTGCTGCTGCTGGTGCTGCCGGGTCTTGCTGTTGACGTCTCGCCGCTATGGGTGATCGGCTGTGCTGTCGTCCTGGTCGGGGAATGCTGTTATGCCGTAGGCGCGGTTTATTCCAAAAAAGTAAGCACCCGCATGTCCGAAGTTTCTCCCATCGCACTGAATGCGGCTCAAATGATCTACGGCGGCACCTTACTGCTGCTTCTGTCGCTGACTACCGAGAAGGTGCATCCCGAATTTCTGCTCTCGTTCGAAGGCGCCAGCTCGCTGCTCTACCTTACTGTAGTGGGCTCTATGGTCGGCCACAGCTTGTTCTATTGGCTGGTTGCACGGACGAATCCGGTGTTCCCCTCTACCTGGCTGTACATTTCCCCCCCGATCGCCGTCGGCGTAGGATTCCTGCTCTACAAGGAGGAGATCTCCTGGATGACGCTGCTTGGCGTGTTCACCATCATCACCGGAACGGTGCTGGTGAATGGCCGGGCGCTGGTGCAAATGCTTTTTAAAGCGAAGTTAAACACATCCGTTGTAAAAAAATCTAATATATGA
- a CDS encoding winged helix-turn-helix domain-containing protein translates to MAKSARDSGSARSAQGQPLFRQVMKFMLNRIERGEWKAHEKLPSIRLLAEETAVHRLTVFKAYRQLVEEGKLYVREKQAIMSPRKGAIRTEGGDCGGYSRLVFADQCAFGYPADAGRISVLASAD, encoded by the coding sequence ATGGCAAAATCAGCGAGAGACTCAGGTTCGGCACGGTCAGCGCAGGGACAGCCGTTGTTCAGGCAGGTAATGAAATTTATGCTGAACCGGATAGAGCGGGGCGAATGGAAGGCGCATGAGAAGCTGCCCTCCATCCGGCTGCTGGCGGAAGAAACCGCGGTGCATCGGCTTACTGTGTTCAAGGCTTACCGGCAGCTGGTCGAGGAAGGCAAGCTTTATGTGCGTGAAAAGCAGGCTATTATGTCGCCCCGCAAGGGGGCTATCCGCACGGAAGGAGGAGACTGCGGCGGGTACAGCCGCCTTGTATTCGCTGACCAATGCGCTTTCGGATATCCAGCGGATGCAGGTAGAATATCAGTTCTCGCAAGCGCTGATTGA